TCGACGACGACTTCCCCGACGGGCACCCCTACGCCCGCGTGCACGCCGTACCGGGACCGGTGCAGGGGCCCGCCGGGCGGCCGCCGATCTGGCTGCTCGGCTCCTCCGGCTTCAGCGCCCGCCTCGCCGGCCAGCTCGGCCTGCCCTTCGCCTACGCCCACCACTTCTCGGCCGCCGGCACCCTGCCCGCCCTCGACCTCTACCGGCAGAGCTTCCGGCCCTCGGCCGTCCTGGACGCCCCGTACGCGGTCATCGGTGTCGCGGCGCTCGCCGCCGACACCGAGCGGGAGGCCCGTGCCCAGGTGCTCACCGGCGCCCTGTCCATGCTGCGGCTGCGCAGCGGGCGCCCCGGTCTGATCCCCACGCCCGAGGAGGCGGAGGCGTACGCCTACTCCCCGCTGGAGCGGGAGTTCGTCGACGGCCGGCTCGCCGACATCGTGTACGGGACCGCGGACGAGGTCCGCTCCGGACTCGACGACCTGGCCAAGCGGACCGGCGCGGACGAACTGATGCTCACCGCCAACGCCCACGGCGGAGACGTCCGGTTGCGCTCGTACGGGCTGGTCGCAGATGCGTACGGGCTGCCGGTCGGGGCTCCGCGGGCGGGTTGAGACCGCGGAACGGGAGTTCGGCTGGTTTGTTGCCGAAACCTTGCCGCGGGGTGTCTCAAGGCAGCCTTAAACCGCTCGTCACCCTAGGTGGCGAGCGGTTTCTGATGTGCTCTCAAGTCTCTGACGTGTGGATTTGTGCTGGGAGTGGTCTAGTCCTTCTTTGGTCCAAACCATTGACTCGGACCTCCGGTGATCGCTATCACTTCTCCCACCTGAACTTCTTGCTCTTCCCTCCCACCCCCCGGAGGCAGTTCATGCACATCCGTAAACCCCTCATCGCCGCCGCCG
Above is a window of Streptomyces subrutilus DNA encoding:
- a CDS encoding LLM class flavin-dependent oxidoreductase, encoding MSDTGDAGRQGRDEGPDGPGDGIRDEIRGSARGRAPVPLSVLDLVTVGAGSTAGEALRTSVEIARLAESRGYHRHWVAEHHSMPGVASSSPAVILAHLAAHTSRIRLGSGGVMLPNHAPLAVAEQFGTLEALAPGRIDLGLGRAPGTDQRTAAALRGPARLDEAADEFPRSLGELIRFLDDDFPDGHPYARVHAVPGPVQGPAGRPPIWLLGSSGFSARLAGQLGLPFAYAHHFSAAGTLPALDLYRQSFRPSAVLDAPYAVIGVAALAADTEREARAQVLTGALSMLRLRSGRPGLIPTPEEAEAYAYSPLEREFVDGRLADIVYGTADEVRSGLDDLAKRTGADELMLTANAHGGDVRLRSYGLVADAYGLPVGAPRAG